CGATAGGCCCAGCGGAGGGAAAGCCACGCGGGTGAATGATCCGAAGATATCGTTTTAGCACGCCACGTACAGGATGGTCTTCTTCAAAAAGCGCTTGAAACAACGTCTCGCTTTGCGAGAACTCACGTTTGACGCGTTTAGGACAGGGAAACCGACTTCTGCAACAGCCACGTACCTCCTTGGAATATAACCTCCTGCTTTTAGCTAATCATTCCGCCGATCTAGCTGCCACCAAAACTGAGTGAGGATAGCCGGCTAGTAAAGTAACGCTTTCTAGTGTGTGTCTTCTTCAACTAGTAGGTGCTCCAAATCTGTGACGACAACTCCTAAGCCTACTTGATAGTAACGGCAAAGCATTGCTACGGTAAGCAATGCAACATTGCGTCGACCAGATTCAAGACGACTGACATGTACACCTGTTGCATCATACACCTCCTGCAATGTGAGATGACGCTCCTCCCGAACGGCTTTTAGACGACGGGCTAACTCGCGTAGGAAAGGAGACTGTTGCTGTACCGGCATGCCGTGACAAAGGCCGGTATTGACAAAGCGAAGCACAAGGACCGGACGGTCCTTATTCTATTCTCTTTAGTATATTTGCTTTTCGTCCTCTTACCAGGGCGCACTTACCTATTCAGACAACTTAGGCTACCATTCTCTTGGTAGTCGGATCTGCCTAGCGTGTAAAGTTCTTTATCCCCTACCTCCGTTCGCTACGAGTATGAGTGATGTACGCATACAGACAATCAAAGTGGTCATTGACGTAGAACTGCGCGAGCAGGCACCGAGCACGGCTCCGCTACCGGCCTCAGACCCCGAGGCGGAAGGCCACGCCTATGAACAGGCTTTGTTCGCCGCGCTCCGGGCTGATCCTGAACGCTACGCCGAGTTTATCAAAGCTCGGGTCATCAGTAGGATTGAAGCATTTGGGTTCAACAACATGTTTGCTGGCCTGGCCCAGCTACCTGATACGTATACAGCGAGTGTAGTGGTATTGGAAAGCCTGTTGCCGGGTTTCTCTGAGCCAGCCCAAGCGTACTTGCAGGAGAGCATCACGAATGGGTGGATCACCGAAAGCAAGGATAGTATCTTCACGACAGTAGATGCCACCCCAGTCCGGCTGACGGTGGAATACCCACCTCAATCTTCCTGAGTTAAGCTTCACTGGTTCCAAACCAGGCATACCCCTTTTGGAACCAGTGAAACTATACCCACTTGTACAGATTACGAGCGCATTGCTAGACGGATAAGCACATTGTTCATCGTGGCTAGTTGGCG
This sequence is a window from Hymenobacter tibetensis. Protein-coding genes within it:
- a CDS encoding helix-turn-helix domain-containing protein, giving the protein MPVQQQSPFLRELARRLKAVREERHLTLQEVYDATGVHVSRLESGRRNVALLTVAMLCRYYQVGLGVVVTDLEHLLVEEDTH